In Oryza glaberrima chromosome 8, OglaRS2, whole genome shotgun sequence, the following are encoded in one genomic region:
- the LOC127782456 gene encoding glucose-1-phosphate adenylyltransferase small subunit 2, chloroplastic/amyloplastic/cytosolic, translating into MAMAAAMGVASPYHAAHAAASTSCDSLRLLVAEGRPRRPRGVASSSSSSSSAGRRRRPLVFSPRAVSDSKSSQTCLDPDASTSVLGIILGGGAGTRLYPLTKKRAKPAVPLGANYRLIDIPVSNCLNSNISKIYVLTQFNSASLNRHLSRAYGNNIGGYKNEGFVEVLAAQQSPDNPNWFQGTADAVRQYLWLFEEHNVMEFLILAGDHLYRMDYEKFIQAHRETDSDITVAALPMDEKRATAFGLMKIDEEGRIVEFAEKPKGEQLKAMMVDTTILGLDDVRAKEMPYIASMGIYVISKNVMLQLLREQFPGANDFGSEVIPGATNIGMRVQAYLYDGYWEDIGTIEAFYNANLGITKKPVPDFSFYDRSAPIYTQPRHLPPSKVLDADVTDSVIGEGCVIKNCKIHHSVVGLRSCISEGAIIEDSLLMGADYYETEADKKLLGEKGGIPIGIGKNCHIRRAIIDKNARIGDNVKIINVDNVQEAARETDGYFIKSGIVTVIKDALLPSGTVI; encoded by the exons atggcgatggcggcagCCATGGGCGTGGCCTCCCCCTAccacgccgcccacgccgccgcatcCACATCGTGCGACTcgctccgcctcctcgtcgcggaaggccggccgcggcggccgcgaggggtggcctcctcctcctcctcctcctcttcggcggggaggcggaggcggccgctcGTCTTCTCCCCGCGCGCGGTGTCCGACTCCAAGAGCTCGCAGACCTGCCTCGACCCGGACGCCAGCACG AGTGTGCTTGGAATCATTCTTGGAGGTGGTGCAGGGACTAGATTGTATCCCCTCACCAAGAAGCGTGCCAAGCCTGCCGTGCCTCTGGGTGCCAACTACAGGCTTATTGATATCCCTGTCAGCAACTGTTTGAACAGCAACATATCCAAGATCTATGTGCTGACACAATTCAACTCTGCCTCTCTGAACCGTCACCTGTCAAGAGCCTATGGGAACAACATTGGCGGGTACAAGAATGAAGGGTTCGTTGAAGTACTCGCTGCACAGCAGAGCCCAGATAATCCTAACTGGTTTCAG GGTACTGCAGATGCTGTAAGACAGTACTTATGGCTATTTGAGGAGCATAATGTTATGGAGTTTCTAATTCTGGCTGGAGATCACCTTTACCGCATGGACTATGAAAAGTTCATTCAGGCACACAGAGAAACAGATTCTGATATTACTGTTGCTGCCCTGCCAATGGATGAGAAACGTGCAACTGCATTCGGCCTCATGAAAATTGACGAGGAAGGGAGAATAGTTGAATTTGCAGAGAAACCAAAAGGAGAACAATTGAAAGCAATGATG GTTGACACTACCATACTTGGCCTTGACGACGTGAGGGCAAAGGAAATGCCTTATATTGCTAGCATGGGTATCTATGTGATTAGTAAAAATGTAATGCTTCAGCTCCTCCGTGAACAATTTCCTGGAGCTAATGACTTTGGAAGTGAAGTCATTCCAGGTGCAACAAACATCGGAATGAGG GTACAAGCTTACTTGTATGATGGTTACTGGGAAGACATTGGTACCATTGAGGCATTCTATAATGCAAATCTGGGAATAACGAAAAAGCCTGTACCAGATTTCAG TTTCTATGACCGGTCTGCTCCAATTTATACACAACCTCGACACTTGCCTCCTTCGAAGGTTCTTGATGCTGATGTGACAGACAGTGTCATTGGTGAAGGGTGTGTTATTAAA AACTGTAAGATACACCATTCAGTAGTTGGACTCCGGTCCTGCATTTCTGAAGGCGCAATAATAGAGGACTCATTACTCATGGGAGCTGACTACTACGAG ACTGAAGCAGACAAGAAACTCCTTGGTGAAAAAGGTGGCATTCCCATTGGTATTGGGAAGAATTGCCACATTAGAAGGGCAATCATCGACAAGAATGCTCGTATTGGAGATAATGTGAAG ATAATCAATGTTGACAATGTCCAAGAAGCTGCAAGAGAGACTGATGGATACTTCATCAAAAGTGGCATTGTTACCGTGATCAAGGATGCTTTGCTCCCTAGCGGAACAGTTATATGA